One window from the genome of Rufibacter tibetensis encodes:
- the porV gene encoding type IX secretion system outer membrane channel protein PorV, whose translation MNCNLFRTSLFVFAVASLSYFSAQAQNTIGQSEEYRPITTAVPFLSVTPDARSAGMGDAGVAISPDANATYWNPAKLGFLETDLGVSLSYTPWLSKIVNDMSLSQLSAHKKLTANSSLALSLLYFDLGELNFTDGVGNPIQNFNPKEYAVSLAYGQKLSENLSLGVGARFIHSNLSGNVNVGGSGGVVGESQPGNSVAVDLGIYYTKDLAIGGKNYNLALGGNVSNIGAKISYTTAGRKDFLPTNLRLGTAFTMELDPYNKITLAIDGNKLLVPYTQSDDPAANDDTNVFSGIVKSFSDAPGGGSEELKEITVSSGLEYWYDNMFAARAGYFYENELKGGRQYFTMGLGVRYQKFGVDAAYLIPNEQNNPLAQTLRFSLHFRLDGAEAE comes from the coding sequence ATGAACTGCAACCTCTTCAGAACTTCTCTATTTGTTTTTGCCGTCGCTTCTTTGTCCTATTTCTCGGCCCAAGCCCAGAATACCATTGGTCAAAGTGAAGAATACAGGCCAATTACTACAGCTGTTCCTTTTCTGTCTGTTACGCCAGATGCGCGTTCTGCCGGTATGGGTGATGCGGGGGTGGCTATCTCCCCAGATGCAAATGCCACTTACTGGAACCCTGCTAAATTGGGCTTCCTGGAAACCGACCTAGGTGTTTCCTTGTCCTATACTCCCTGGCTGTCAAAGATTGTCAATGACATGTCGCTCAGCCAGCTTTCAGCGCATAAGAAACTTACCGCCAACTCTTCGTTAGCGCTGTCATTGCTGTATTTTGATTTAGGAGAACTAAACTTCACTGACGGAGTTGGTAATCCTATTCAGAATTTCAATCCTAAGGAGTATGCGGTTAGTCTTGCTTACGGACAGAAACTAAGCGAAAACCTAAGCTTAGGAGTTGGTGCTCGCTTCATTCATTCAAACCTTTCAGGAAACGTGAATGTTGGCGGAAGCGGCGGGGTGGTTGGTGAATCCCAACCCGGAAACTCCGTAGCTGTTGATTTAGGAATCTACTATACAAAAGACTTAGCCATAGGGGGCAAGAACTATAACCTAGCTTTAGGCGGAAATGTCTCTAACATAGGAGCTAAGATTTCTTACACTACTGCCGGAAGAAAGGATTTCTTACCTACTAACTTACGGTTAGGTACTGCCTTCACCATGGAGCTGGACCCATACAACAAAATAACGCTGGCCATAGATGGAAACAAGCTTTTAGTGCCTTACACCCAATCTGACGACCCTGCTGCTAATGATGATACCAATGTATTCAGTGGCATAGTTAAATCATTTAGTGATGCGCCGGGGGGAGGCAGCGAGGAGCTGAAAGAAATTACCGTATCAAGCGGTTTAGAGTACTGGTATGACAATATGTTTGCCGCCCGTGCAGGATACTTTTATGAAAACGAACTGAAAGGTGGCCGTCAGTACTTTACCATGGGATTAGGTGTTCGTTACCAGAAATTTGGAGTAGACGCAGCCTACCTGATTCCTAATGAACAAAACAATCCATTAGCTCAAACCCTTCGCTTCTCCCTACATTTCAGATTAGACGGAGCTGAAGCAGAATAG